The Vicia villosa cultivar HV-30 ecotype Madison, WI unplaced genomic scaffold, Vvil1.0 ctg.000318F_1_1_1, whole genome shotgun sequence genome contains a region encoding:
- the LOC131626685 gene encoding uncharacterized protein LOC131626685, protein MNFGSKWLRWIEACVCSASFWVLINGSPTDDFKARRGLRQGDPLSPFLFILAAEGLARLMHNTLSSHYFLPFSINDDLHISLLQFADDTMIVGTPSWENIGTLKGLLRGFELCSGLSVNFSKSKILGFNVEMDFLQAASDFLFCAISPFPFQFLGISIGCNPRRKSAWSLITTKLRNMLALWRGN, encoded by the coding sequence ATGAATTTTGGCAGTAAGTGGCTGCGTTGGATTGAAGCTTGTGTTTGTTCTGCTTCTTTTTGGGTCCTAATCAATGGCAGCCCGACGGACGATTTTAAGGCTAGGAGGGGCCTTCGTCAGGGGGATCCCCTATCCCCTTTCCTTTTCATCCTTGCGGCAGAGGGGCTAGCCAGGTTAATGCACAATACTCTATCTAGTCATTATTTTCTCCCATTTTCAATAAATGATGACCTTCATATTAGCTTGCTTCAATTCGCGGACGACACGATGATTGTTGGTACGCCATCTTGGGAGAACATTGGGACTTTGAAGGGGTTGCTTCGAGGTTTCGAACTTTGCTCAGGCTTATCTGTCAACTTCAGTAAGAGTAAGATCCTTGGTTTCAATGTGGAGATGGATTTCCTTCAGGCGGCTTCAGACTTTCTGTTTTGTGCTATTAGTCCCTTTCCTTTCCAGTTTCTAGGAATTTCGATTGGCTGTAATCCTAGGAGGAAATCTGCTTGGTCGTTGATTACCACCAAACTAAGAAACATGTTGGCCTTGTGGAGAGGTAACTAG
- the LOC131626679 gene encoding uncharacterized protein LOC131626679 yields MDATVDHYAVLGLPSGEEGATLTEQHINKAYKLKALELHPDKRPDDPNAASNFQQLRTSYDILKDEKARKLFDDLLRVKRDNERRQSQRDGKRRKMVSDLERRERDAFSPDPAAKGREEEDRIVKQLRDEIARVRAMHAKKVVPGFDSKKESDASGGVGAGAGGGGIDQEKALKVSWERNGEDYSAEKLRELFSKFGEVEDVVIKGRKKKGSALVVMATKQGAIATIGSVIGHLANPLLVLPLKPAMAADSWGSPKSVEPEVPSKLVGSGYQAFEDSVLMKLQKAAAKQR; encoded by the exons ATGGACGCAACCGTCGATCACTACGCGGTGCTAGGGTTACCTTCCGGCGAAGAAGGTGCAACCCTAACCGAACAACACATCAACAAAGCCTACAAACTCAAGGCTCTAGAACTCCACCCTGACAAAAGACCCGACGACCCCAACGCCGCCTCCAATTTCCAGCAGCTTCGCACCTCCTACGACATCCTCAAAGATGAAAAAGCTCGCAAGCTATTCGACGATCTTCTCCGCGTCAAGCGCGATAACGAGCGCCGTCAATCCCAGCGCGACGGAAAGCGCCGCAAAATGGTTTCCGATCTGGAACGGAGAGAGCGCGACGCGTTCTCTCCGGATCCTGCCGCGAAAGGGAGGGAAGAAGAGGATAGGATTGTGAAGCAACTTAGGGATGAGATTGCTCGGGTTCGTGCTATGCACGCTAAGAAGGTTGTGCCTGGTTTTGATTCAAAGAAAGAGAGTGATGCTTCCGGTGGTGTTGGTGCCGGTGCCGGTGGTGGTGGAATTGATCAAGAGAAGGCTTTGAAAGTTTCTTGGGAAAGGAATGGGGAAGATTATTCGGCGGAGAAGTTGAGGGAATTGTTTTCGAAGTTTGGTGAAGTTGAAGATGTTGTTATCAAAGGGAGAAAGAAAAAGGGTTCTGCACTTGTTGTCATGGCTACTAAACAAGGAGCT attgCTACAATTGGAAGTGTGATTGGACATCTTGCTAATCCGTTGTTGGTTTTACCTCTTAAACCTGCAATGGCTGCAGATTCTTGGGGTTCTCCAAAGTCTGTTGAACCTGAAGTGCCGAGTAAACTAGTTGGGTCTGGTTATCAAGCTTTCGAGGATTCTGTTCTAATGAAACTGCAAAAG GCAGCAGCAAAGCAAAGGTGA
- the LOC131626678 gene encoding transportin-1-like, with protein sequence MAATPPWQPQEQGFKEICTLLEQQISHSSSVDKSQIWNQIQQYSNLPDFNNYLAFIFSRAQGISVEVRQAAGLYLKNNLRNVYKLMQPEHQHYVKSELLPCLGAADKHIRSTTGTIISVVVQTGGVSQWPELLQALVNCLDSNDLNHMEGAMDALSKICEDVPQILDADVPGLAERPINIFLPRLFRFFQSPHASLRKLSLGSVNQYIMLMPSALCVSMDQYLQGLFVLANDPTAEVRKLVCAAFVQLIEVHPSILQPHLKNVIEYMLQVNKDTDEEVALESCEFWSAYCDAQMPPENLREFLPRLIPILLSNMAYADDDESLTEAEEEGSQPDRDQDLKPRFHVSRFHGSDDVDDDDDDDVVNTWNLRKCSAAALDILSNVFGDEILPTLMPIVEAKLSTVGDDGWKEREAAVLALGAIGEGCINGLYPHLSEIVAFLIPLLDDKFPLIRSISCWTVSRFSKFIIQGIGHPKGYEQFDNVLMGLLRRILDDNKRVQEAACSAFATLEEEAAEELVPRLEIILKHLMVAFGKYQRRNLRIVYDAVGTLAEAVGGELNQPVYLDILMPPLIEKWQQLSNSDKDLFPLLECFTSITHALGTGFTQFAEPVFARCINIIQTQQLAKANPAAAGAQYDKEFIVCSLDLLSGLAEGLGSGVESLVAQCSLRDLLLICCTDDAPDVRQSAFALLGDLARVCVVHLHPRLSEILEVAAKQLEISKVQASLSVANNACWAIGELAVKVRLEISPFVLSVISCLVPILQHAEGLNKSLIENSAITLGRLAWVCPDLVSPHMEHFMQPWCNALSKIRDDIEKEDAFRGLCAMVKVNPSGALSSLVYMCKAIASWHEIRSEDLHNEICQVLHGYKQMLRNGAWDQCMSALEPPIKEKLSKYQV encoded by the exons ATGGCGGCGACACCACCATGGCAGCCACAGGAGCAAGGTTTCAAGGAGATCTGCACGCTATTGGAGCAACAAATTTCGCATTCTTCTTCCGTTGATAAGTCTCAGATTTGGAACCAAATTCAACAATACTCTAACCTCCCCGACTTCAACAATTATCTTGCCTTCATCTTCTCCCGTGCTCAG gGAATATCTGTGGAGGTTCGGCAGGCTGCAGGATTATATCTGAAGAATAACCTGAGAAATGTATATAAGTTAATGCAGCCTGAACATCAGCACTATGTGAAATCAGAGTTGCTGCCTTGTCTAGGTGCAGCAGATAAACATATAAGATCTACGACAGGAACTATTATCAGCGTTGTTGTTCAAACCGGAGGAGTTTCACAGTGGCCCGAATTATTGCAAGCCCTTGTAAATTGCTTGGACAGCAATGATCTAAATCACATGGAAGGTGCAATGGATGCATTATCCAAG ATTTGTGAAGATGTTCCCCAAATTCTTGACGCTGATGTACCAGGGTTAGCAGAGCGCCCCATCAATATATTTCTTCCTAGATTGTTTCGG tTTTTCCAATCACCTCATGCTTCATTAAGAAAGCTATCGTTGGGTTCTGTCAATCAATACATTATGTTGATGCCTTCT GCCTTATGTGTATCCATGGATCAATATCTTCAAGGTCTGTTTGTTCTTGCAAATGACCCTACAGCAGAAGTGCGAAAGTTG GTCTGCGCAGCATTTGTTCAGCTGATTGAAGTCCATCCATCTATCTTGCAG CCTCATCTAAAGAATGTGATCGAATATATGTTACAAGTCAACAAGGACACAGATGAAGAAGTGGCCCTTGAATCCTGTGAATTTTG GTCTGCATATTGTGATGCTCAAATGCCACCAGAAAACTTGAGAGAATTCTTGCCTCGTCTTATTCCA ATATTATTGTCAAACATGGCTTATGCAGATGATGATGAATCACTTACTGAAGCCGAG gaagAGGGTTCACAACCTGATCGAGATCAG GATCTTAAACCTCGATTTCATGTATCCAGATTTCATGGATCAGACGATGTAGACGATGATGAT GATGATGATGTTGTCAACACATGGAATTTACGGAAATGTAGTGCAGCTGCTCTAGATATTCTCTCGAACGTGTTTGGAGATGAGATCCTTCCTACTCTGATGCCGATTGTTGAG GCCAAGTTGTCAACTGTTGGAGATGATGGTTGGAAAGAAAGGGAAGCTGCCGTCTTGGCACTTGGTGCCATAGGCGAGGGGTGCATAAATGGTCTTTATCCTCATCTGTCAGAG ATTGTGGCATTTCTTATCCCTCTTCTTGATGATAAGTTTCCTCTGATACGGAGTATTTCATGCTGGACAGTATCTCGGTTTAGCAAATTTATTATTCAG GGTATCGGGCATCCCAAGGGTTATGAACAATTTGATAACGTTCTTATGGGTCTTCTCCGAAGAATTTTGGATGATAATAAGCGTGTCCAGGAGGCTGCCTGTTCAGCCTTTGCAACTCTGGAAGAG GAGGCTGCGGAAGAGCTGGTACCGCGCTTGGAAATCATATTAAAGCACCTAATGGTTGCATTTGGGAAGTATCAG AGGCGAAACCTCAGAATTGTATATGATGCTGTTGGAACTCTAGCTGAAGCTGTTGGGGGAGAGCTGAATCAG CCTGTTTATCTTGACATTCTCATGCCACCATTAATTGAAAAGTGGCAGCAACTTTCAAATTCAGACAAAGATCTCTTTCCACTCCTAGAATGCTTCACATCTATAACACAT GCACTGGGTACTGGATTCACTCAATTTGCTGAACCTGTATTTGCGAGGTGCATAAATATAATTCAGACCCAACAATTGGCCAAG GCCAATCCTGCTGCTGCTGGGGCTCAGTATGACAAGGAATTCATTGTATGCTCTCTTGATCTGCTTTCTGGACTAGCAGAGGGTCTTGGCAGTGGAGTAGAGAGTTTG GTTGCACAATGTTCTTTAAGGGACCTACTTTTGATTTGTTGTACGGATGATGCTCCCGATGTTCGACAGAGTGCCTTTGCCTTACTTGGAGACCTTGCTCGG GTGTGCGTGGTTCATTTGCACCCTCGTTTGTCTGAGATTCTTGAAGTTGCTGCCAAACAACTG GAAATTTCTAAGGTACAAGCATCTCTTTCAGTGGCAAATAATGCATGTTGGGCAATTGGAGAATTAGCAGTTAAG GTTCGTCTAGAAATCTCTCCGTTCGTTTTAAGTGTAATTTCATGCCTGGTACCAATTCTTCAGCATGCAGAG GGACTCAACAAGTCACTTATAGAAAACAGTGCAATAACACTGGGGAGACTTGCATGGGTCTGCCCAGACCTTGTATCACCACATATGGAGCATTTCATGCAACCTTGGTGCAATGCTCTGTCAAA AATACGAGATGATATTGAGAAAGAGGACGCTTTTAGAGGTCTATGTGCTATG GTCAAAGTCAATCCTTCTGGAGCTCTCAGTTCTCTTGTTTACATGTGTAAAGCCATTGCAAGTTGGCAT